A single region of the Acipenser ruthenus chromosome 57, fAciRut3.2 maternal haplotype, whole genome shotgun sequence genome encodes:
- the LOC117967224 gene encoding zinc finger and SCAN domain-containing protein 21-like isoform X1, translating into MDVSVSVSFFQDELASTIEHAVKAAVDTVLCQITKVVGGKFTEFRMEMAGKEKENESLKLRLEISESELKAVRECMNAADADIKQPLRNMNPDCNEQDFQRNENQGLFQDPKESHAVPESEAQEGPRIESVHTLEESFDQGWCASLKQVTELTCVKDEEVPRLECVPIKEEFIEQECVPIKEEVPAENNVCTLEENNQLGSSLCDDCPPECELGCRGSTSPPGSSIQNTDPKESHAILKSEAQEGPRIESVHTQEESFHQEWCASLKQGTELTCVKDEEVPQLECVPIKEEFLEQECVPIKEEVPAENNVCTLEENNKLGTSLCDDCPPQCELGFRGSTSPPGSSIQNTAAKGNRRGRARIPCADCGKSFSRLSQLKVHQRSHTGEKPFYCTECGKRFTRLESLQSHQRSHTGEKPYDCSECGTRFSRLSNLRRHQRRHTGDQIYRCTECAARFSRLSNLKRHQRIHTGEKPYDCTECGRSFTYSSSFKIHQRIHKKEKSYQCTECLKSFRQLSNLKRHQKIHTTVKPYPCPKCAKKFSQLHALEGHKRIHRI; encoded by the exons atggacgtcagtgtctccgtgtcgttctttcaagacgagctcgcctctaccatcgagcacgcagtgaaagcggctgtggacaccgtcttgtgccaaatcacaaaagttgtcggcggcaaattcactgaattccgaatggaaatggctggaaaggagaaagagaatgaaagtctgaagctgagattggaaatatcagagagcgagttgaaagcagtgcgggaatgcatgaacgctgcagatgcagacattaaacaacctctcagaaacatgaaccccgactgcaatgaacaagactttcagaggaacgagaaccagggattatttcaag atcccaaagagagccatgctgtccctgaatctgaagcacaggagggtcCAAGGATAGAATCAGTTCACACCCTAGAGGAGTCCTTTGATCAGgggtggtgtgcaagtctaaagcaggttacagagctgacatgtgttaaagatgaagaggtccctcgactggaatgtgttcctattaaagaggaattcatagaacaggaatgtgttcccATCAAAGAGGAAGTTCctgctgaaaataatgtctgtacacttgaggagaacaaccagctgggatccagcctgtgtgatgattgtccacctgaatgtgaactgggatgtagag gaaGCACCTCGCCACCCGGATCCTCGATTCAGAACACAG atcccaaagagagccatgcTATACttaaatctgaagcacaggaggggccaaggaTAGAATCAGTTcacacacaagaggagtcctttcaccaggagtggtgtgcaagtctaaagcagggtacagagctgacatgtgttaaagatgaagaggtccctcaactggaatgtgttcctattaaagaggaattcttagaacaggaatgtgtccccatcaaAGAGGAAGTTCctgctgaaaataatgtctgtacacttgaggagaacaacaagctgggaaccagcctgtgtgatgattgtccacctcaatgtgaactgggatttagag gaaGCACCTCGCCACCCGGATCCTCGATTCAGAACACAG ctgCTAAAGGAAATCGGAGAGGACGGGCTCGGAttccctgtgctgattgtgggaagagttttagtcgTTTATCACAGCTTAAAGTCCACCAGcgcagtcacacaggagagaaacctttttactgcactgagtgtgggaagagattcacacgATTAGAAagtcttcaatcacaccagcgcagtcacacaggagagaaaccttatgaCTGCAGTGAGTGTGGGACGAGATTCAGTCGTTTATCAAACCTTCGAAGACACCAGCGCCGTCACACAGGAGATCAAATTTATCGCTGCACTGAGTGTGCGGCGAGATTCAGTCGTTTATcaaaccttaaaagacaccagcgcattcacacaggagagaaaccttatgactgcactgagtgtgggaggagtttcacatATTCAAGTTCCTTCAAAATCCACCAGCGGATTCACAAAAAAGAGAAATcttatcaatgtactgaatgtctGAAGAGTTTCCGTCAGTTATCAAACCTGAAAAGACACCAAAAAATTCACACAACAGTGAAGCCCTACCCCTGCCCTAAATGTGCGAAGAAGTTCAGTCAGTTACATGCACTTGAAGGACACAAGAGAATTCACAGGATTTAA